In Bufo gargarizans isolate SCDJY-AF-19 chromosome 5, ASM1485885v1, whole genome shotgun sequence, the following are encoded in one genomic region:
- the RPL7 gene encoding 60S ribosomal protein L7: MAGTEEKKLPSVPESLLKKRKAFAAAKAKRIKNILKSKRARKEKRKIIYKRAESYYQEYRQMYRKEIRLARMARKAGNYYVPAEPKLAFVIRIRGINGVSPKVRKVLQLLRLRQIFNGTFVKLNKTTINMLRLVEPYIAWGYPNLKSVKELIYKRGFLKIQKRRIPLTNNSLIERHLGKRGIICVEDLIHEIYTVGKNFKAANNFLWPFKLSSPRGGMKKKTTHFVEGGDAGNREDQINRMIRKMN, translated from the exons ATGGCGGGGACAGA AGAGAAGAAGTTGCCATCCGTTCCAGAAAGCCTTCTGAAGAAGCGGAAGGCTTTTGCGGCCGCTAAGGCCAAGAGGATCAAGAATATCCTGAAATCTAAAAGG GCCCGTAAAGAGAAGAGGAAGATCATCTACAAGAGGGCCGAGAGCTACTACCAGGAGTACAGGCAGATGTACAGGAAGGAGATCCGCCTGGCCAGGATGGCCCGCAAAGCTGGAAACTACTATGTCCCTGCTGAGCCCAAGCTGGCTTTTGTCATCAGGATCCGCGG taTCAATGGTGTCAGCCCAAAGGTCCGTAAGGTATTGCAGCTCCTCCGTCTGCGTCAAATTTTCAATGGCACCTTTGTGAAACTCAACAAGACTACTATCAATATGCTGAGATTAGTAGAGCCCTACATTGCCTGGGG TTATCCCAACCTAAAGTCTGTGAAGGAGCTGATCTACAAGCGTGGTTTCCTGAAGATACAAAAGCGGCGGATCCCCCTGACTAATAACTCTCTTATTGAGAGACATCTTG GCAAGCGTGGCATCATCTGTGTTGAAGATCTGATTCATGAGATCTACACAGTTGGCAAGAACTTCAAAGCCGCAAACAACTTCCTCTGGCCCTTCAAACTGTCCTCCCCCAGGGGTGGCATGAAGAAGAAAACGACACACTTTGTGGAAGGTGGTGATGCAGGAAACAGGGAAGACCAGATCAACAGAATGATCAGGAAGATGAACTAA